A region from the Sulfurivermis fontis genome encodes:
- a CDS encoding YDG domain-containing protein, with amino-acid sequence MNRAYRLVWSDRLRAFVAVAEFARARGKRASSAVLAAGLIAVLPGLSLAANLPEGGRIVAGSGSITQSGNTMTVSQSTDRLAADWQSFSIGQGYAVNFVQPSSSAIALNRVLGSDVSRIQGSLTANGQVFLVNPNGVLFSPTARVEVGGLVASTRDLSVEDFMAGNYRFSGSGNAAIRNEGDIKVSPGGTAAFIAARIENVGRIEAPQGNVLMAAADTVRLDLGGPVKLEVEKGALDALIAQGGAILADGGRVLLTAQAADELTAAVINHTGITEAKTLATGEQGEIILLADMKTGQTNAAGALKAAFVETSAAKVALAPDLEVDTQGGAWLIDPVDVEIDAAAAAAIQTGLQSGDVTVSTAGAGADAGDITVGAPIAWSSHVLTLRADDDIAIRAALTSTGATANDGLRLQYAQTTASGDYTIDAPVNLAAGSLFQTQKGSEAAATYTVITDIAALQNINGDLAGNYALGADVEYVWQAGTTFTPLGGHAAGGSTAEFTGRFDGLGHTISALSIEMLGTRDKVGVFGQTQGAQIRNLTLGGLDIAGERNVGALIGYAQDTAVTNVHLVDGSVRGTADHVGGLIGQGLRVTLDGVSVDAGSAVLVEAAGSDVLQNVGGLAGTLISSTVQNASSAARVQASNFNGIESYVWNVGGLVGNFRRSGPADTALIADSHATGAVIADASYEAAYVGGLVGRSTYADITRAWAAGNVSGHHHVGGLVGQADAVESGGVTYGSISQAYAEGNVTASGDAAGGLMGENWGVVSDVYATGDVTGNDAVGGIAGRNWGALASISRAWSSGKVTGTGNLSGVGGLVGVVAHGASLSESYWDSETAGLVSRDPLGLIPPMGCGYFISSGSCDDHDLTTADALKKASYAGFDFANTWFMLDQDGHFRPLLRMEWSDTIANAHQLQLMAMNQDASYVLANDIELDAYFQREGRANIWATGLDGGGNPQGPGFSPIGQFVETGCGPGGCTQHPELQFGGRFDGRGHVVSGLYIDRPDLEHVGLFGMTRDAGVVIENVGIDGGQVKGGNVTGKVGALVGMNSGTVRNAWAGAEVSSGGEFAAVGGLVGTVTSDARIENAYATGNVSASGGTSAAGGLAGANGGVIRNAHATGNVSGYQAGGLIGSNFAHTADVSYTYASGSVTGTIAGGLVGVQETSSSALGGITHSFWDTVTTGQSNGYGGGAVDGTFSATGLSTAGMQNPFSFIDDGWDFDGVWAKALHDGVNGGYMVLRDLQPNETLYSAYVRVSDGQNLGRAYGSTDTAATGLAMTGARLADLTASWGSAVTPTANAGTVYNLADANVLAFAHADGGPVWVDSLGDGTLTITPKVLTISGSSAADKTYDGTTNATVTPGMLSGLVGSETLGVSATGAFADKNAGTNKNVSVIYTLADGANGGLASNYTLVNETLTADITAKALTISGMTAQNKVYDGTTGATLSGGSLDGVISGDTVSFSGATGAFADKNVGTGKSVTVSGTTLSGADAGNYTVTDPTGLTADITPKALTASYTASNKVYDGTTAATVNATSGDIVTGDTVMIAASGTFTDKNAGTGKTVTVSGGALSGADAGNYALQNPTDTASADITPRPVVVTADAKSKTEGQLDPALTYTTGCAAGQTTNCGLVTGETLTGSLARDPGEAVGSYAIQQGTVTDASNPNYAISYVGADLSITASGGGGSGGGGSGGGGSGGGGSGGGGSGGGGSGGGGSGGSLGQSFETALVSVQTAADNVSDAPGLGSRAFGASPNLLVIAGGIRLPEGILPDDEEWRRK; translated from the coding sequence ATGAACCGCGCTTATCGCCTTGTCTGGAGCGATCGTCTCCGCGCCTTCGTCGCCGTCGCCGAATTCGCCCGCGCCCGCGGCAAGCGGGCCTCCTCTGCCGTCCTCGCCGCTGGCCTCATCGCCGTCCTGCCGGGACTGAGTCTTGCCGCCAATCTCCCCGAAGGCGGCCGGATCGTCGCGGGATCGGGCAGCATCACGCAATCCGGCAACACCATGACGGTGAGCCAGAGCACCGACCGCCTGGCCGCCGACTGGCAGAGCTTCTCCATCGGGCAGGGCTATGCGGTCAACTTCGTGCAGCCTTCTTCCTCCGCCATTGCGCTCAACCGCGTGCTCGGTTCCGACGTCTCCCGCATCCAGGGCAGCCTCACCGCCAACGGCCAGGTGTTTCTCGTCAACCCCAACGGCGTGCTCTTCAGCCCCACCGCCCGGGTCGAGGTCGGGGGCTTGGTGGCCTCCACGCGCGACCTGTCGGTGGAAGACTTCATGGCAGGCAACTATCGCTTCAGCGGCAGTGGCAATGCCGCCATCCGCAACGAGGGTGACATCAAAGTCAGTCCCGGCGGGACGGCGGCCTTCATCGCCGCCAGGATCGAGAACGTCGGGCGGATCGAAGCGCCGCAAGGCAACGTGCTCATGGCCGCGGCCGATACCGTGCGGCTCGATCTCGGCGGGCCGGTGAAGCTCGAAGTCGAGAAAGGGGCGCTCGATGCGCTGATCGCACAGGGCGGCGCGATCCTCGCCGACGGCGGGCGGGTGCTCTTGACCGCCCAGGCCGCCGATGAGCTCACCGCCGCCGTCATCAACCACACGGGGATCACCGAAGCGAAGACCTTGGCCACCGGCGAGCAGGGCGAAATCATCTTGCTTGCCGACATGAAGACTGGACAGACGAACGCGGCGGGCGCGTTGAAGGCCGCTTTCGTCGAGACCTCGGCGGCCAAGGTCGCGCTCGCCCCGGACCTCGAGGTGGACACCCAGGGCGGCGCCTGGCTGATCGACCCGGTAGATGTCGAGATCGACGCGGCCGCGGCCGCCGCGATCCAGACCGGCCTGCAAAGCGGCGACGTGACCGTCTCCACGGCCGGGGCGGGCGCGGATGCCGGCGACATCACGGTCGGCGCGCCGATCGCCTGGTCCAGCCATGTCCTCACCCTGCGCGCCGACGACGACATCGCCATCCGGGCGGCCCTGACCTCGACGGGCGCGACGGCCAACGACGGCCTGCGCCTGCAATACGCCCAGACCACCGCGAGCGGCGACTACACCATCGACGCGCCGGTCAACCTCGCCGCCGGTTCGCTGTTCCAGACGCAGAAAGGGAGCGAGGCGGCCGCGACCTACACCGTCATCACCGACATCGCCGCCCTGCAGAACATCAACGGCGATCTCGCCGGCAACTACGCCCTCGGCGCCGATGTGGAATACGTCTGGCAGGCGGGCACCACCTTCACGCCCCTGGGCGGACATGCGGCGGGCGGAAGCACGGCCGAATTCACCGGCCGCTTCGACGGCCTGGGCCACACCATCAGCGCCCTGTCCATCGAGATGCTGGGCACCCGCGACAAGGTGGGCGTGTTCGGCCAGACGCAGGGCGCGCAGATCCGCAACCTGACGCTCGGCGGGCTCGACATCGCCGGGGAGAGGAATGTCGGCGCGCTGATCGGCTATGCGCAGGATACTGCCGTGACCAACGTCCATCTCGTCGACGGCAGCGTGCGCGGCACGGCGGATCACGTCGGCGGCCTGATCGGTCAGGGCTTGCGGGTCACCCTCGACGGCGTGTCGGTCGATGCGGGCAGCGCCGTGCTCGTCGAGGCCGCCGGGTCCGATGTTCTCCAGAACGTCGGCGGACTGGCCGGCACGCTGATCTCCAGCACGGTCCAGAACGCCTCGTCCGCCGCCCGTGTCCAAGCCAGCAATTTCAATGGCATCGAGAGCTACGTCTGGAACGTCGGCGGCCTCGTCGGCAATTTCCGACGATCCGGCCCGGCCGACACGGCCCTGATCGCCGACTCGCACGCCACCGGCGCGGTCATCGCCGATGCGAGCTACGAGGCCGCCTATGTGGGCGGACTCGTGGGCCGGAGCACTTACGCCGACATCACCCGCGCCTGGGCCGCCGGCAACGTCAGCGGCCACCACCACGTCGGCGGACTGGTCGGCCAGGCCGACGCGGTGGAGTCCGGCGGCGTCACCTACGGCAGCATCAGCCAAGCCTACGCCGAAGGCAACGTCACCGCCAGCGGCGATGCGGCGGGCGGCCTGATGGGCGAGAACTGGGGCGTCGTCAGCGACGTCTATGCCACCGGCGACGTGACCGGCAACGATGCCGTCGGCGGCATCGCCGGCAGAAACTGGGGCGCGCTCGCCAGCATCAGCCGCGCCTGGTCCTCGGGCAAGGTGACGGGTACGGGCAATCTAAGCGGCGTCGGCGGGCTGGTCGGCGTGGTGGCCCATGGCGCCTCGCTCAGCGAAAGCTATTGGGACAGCGAGACCGCCGGACTCGTCAGCCGCGATCCCCTCGGCCTTATTCCGCCGATGGGCTGCGGCTACTTCATCTCGAGCGGCTCTTGCGACGACCATGACCTTACCACCGCCGATGCCCTGAAAAAGGCGAGCTATGCCGGCTTCGACTTCGCGAACACCTGGTTCATGCTCGACCAGGACGGCCACTTCCGCCCGCTGCTGCGCATGGAGTGGAGCGACACCATCGCCAACGCCCACCAGCTGCAACTGATGGCGATGAATCAGGACGCAAGCTACGTGCTGGCCAACGACATCGAGCTCGATGCGTATTTCCAGCGCGAGGGCCGCGCCAACATCTGGGCTACCGGGCTGGACGGCGGCGGAAACCCGCAAGGCCCCGGCTTCTCGCCCATCGGGCAGTTCGTGGAGACGGGCTGCGGGCCGGGGGGCTGTACGCAGCATCCCGAGCTCCAGTTCGGCGGCCGCTTCGACGGCCGCGGCCATGTCGTTTCGGGCCTTTACATCGACCGCCCCGACCTGGAGCACGTCGGCCTGTTCGGGATGACCCGCGATGCCGGCGTGGTGATCGAGAACGTCGGCATCGACGGCGGCCAGGTCAAGGGCGGCAATGTCACCGGCAAAGTCGGCGCGCTGGTCGGGATGAACAGCGGCACCGTCCGCAATGCCTGGGCCGGCGCCGAGGTGTCCAGCGGCGGCGAGTTTGCCGCGGTGGGCGGGCTGGTCGGGACCGTAACCAGTGACGCGCGAATCGAAAACGCCTACGCCACCGGCAACGTATCCGCCAGTGGCGGCACCAGCGCCGCCGGCGGGCTGGCCGGCGCGAACGGTGGCGTCATCCGCAACGCCCATGCGACCGGCAACGTATCGGGCTACCAGGCCGGCGGGCTGATCGGGAGCAACTTCGCCCATACTGCCGATGTCTCCTACACCTATGCCAGCGGCTCCGTGACGGGTACGATCGCCGGCGGGCTGGTGGGCGTTCAGGAAACTTCAAGCAGCGCCCTTGGTGGCATCACCCACAGCTTCTGGGATACGGTCACGACCGGCCAGTCCAACGGCTACGGCGGCGGCGCCGTGGACGGCACCTTCTCGGCCACCGGGCTTTCCACCGCCGGGATGCAAAACCCCTTCAGCTTCATCGACGACGGCTGGGATTTCGACGGCGTCTGGGCCAAGGCGCTCCACGACGGCGTCAACGGCGGCTACATGGTCCTGCGCGATCTGCAGCCCAACGAGACCCTCTACTCGGCCTACGTGCGGGTGAGCGACGGCCAGAACCTCGGCCGCGCCTACGGCAGCACCGACACCGCCGCCACCGGCCTCGCCATGACCGGCGCGCGGCTCGCCGACCTCACCGCGAGCTGGGGCAGCGCCGTCACGCCCACGGCGAACGCCGGCACGGTGTACAACCTCGCCGATGCCAACGTCCTCGCCTTCGCCCATGCCGACGGCGGCCCCGTCTGGGTCGACAGCCTGGGCGACGGCACGCTGACCATTACTCCCAAAGTGCTGACGATTTCTGGCAGCAGTGCGGCGGACAAGACCTATGATGGCACGACCAACGCCACAGTGACGCCGGGCATGCTTTCTGGCTTGGTAGGTAGCGAGACGCTCGGGGTATCGGCGACTGGCGCATTCGCCGACAAAAATGCCGGCACGAACAAGAACGTCAGCGTCATCTATACGCTGGCCGACGGCGCGAACGGCGGACTTGCCTCAAACTACACGCTGGTTAACGAAACGCTCACCGCTGACATCACCGCCAAGGCGCTGACCATCAGCGGCATGACGGCGCAGAACAAGGTGTATGACGGCACGACGGGCGCCACTCTTTCGGGCGGCAGTCTCGATGGCGTCATCTCTGGCGACACGGTGAGCTTCAGCGGTGCGACGGGGGCCTTTGCCGACAAGAACGTCGGCACGGGCAAGAGCGTCACCGTCAGCGGCACCACGCTCAGCGGCGCGGACGCTGGCAACTACACCGTCACCGATCCCACGGGGTTGACCGCCGACATCACACCCAAGGCACTCACCGCGAGCTATACGGCAAGCAACAAGGTCTATGACGGCACCACCGCTGCCACCGTGAATGCCACGAGCGGCGATATTGTCACGGGCGATACAGTGATGATCGCTGCCAGCGGCACCTTTACCGACAAGAACGCCGGTACCGGCAAGACGGTGACTGTCTCCGGCGGTGCGCTCTCCGGGGCGGATGCCGGCAACTACGCGCTGCAAAACCCCACCGACACGGCCAGTGCAGACATCACGCCGCGTCCTGTCGTGGTGACAGCGGATGCCAAGAGCAAGACCGAAGGCCAACTCGATCCGGCGCTCACCTATACGACCGGCTGCGCGGCGGGGCAGACGACCAACTGCGGCCTGGTTACAGGGGAAACTCTTACCGGCAGCCTCGCGCGCGACCCCGGCGAAGCCGTGGGCAGCTATGCCATCCAGCAGGGCACGGTGACCGATGCCAGCAACCCCAACTACGCCATCAGCTATGTGGGTGCCGATCTTAGCATCACGGCGTCAGGTGGTGGCGGCTCGGGTGGTGGCGGCTCGGGTGGTGGCGGCTCGGGTGGTGGCGGCTCGGGTGGTGGCGGCTCGGGTGGTGGCGGCTCGGGTGGTGGCGGCTCAGGTGGCAGTTTGGGCCAATCCTTCGAGACGGCGCTCGTCAGCGTACAGACGGCGGCAGATAACGTCAGCGATGCACCGGGGCTCGGCAGCAGAGCCTTTGGCGCTTCGCCGAATCTGCTCGTCATCGCCGGCGGCATCCGGTTGCCGGAAGGCATCCTGCCCGATGACGAGGAGTGGAGGCGCAAGTGA
- a CDS encoding AraC family transcriptional regulator, whose translation MKVDTDCSLEFLCLRVDCAVDPGLSEASSLRDNRRMSSRSAVYPQPLDAPFRIVDDRGRPMNPGLAAPPVCDLRLQAGALGGAVACLSLALPRAHWLEGDCWLAGGPEADPVNIVLSLSGVCDYRQTRGDGIHFNRGELKIFLGTPEQTQARVCNGEESFFAVDISIGRRGLERLYEEGALPPPLASLAAAGVVAPRESTWPLLPVYEHIARELAASLAWGPEGRLYREGKTLELIALLLHEWNAPRTAPGPSLVPLVRSRLDGARDRLLAQMADPPSIEALAREAGLGLTAFREAFRRRFGLPVYEFLRVARLEAARTLLADGLPVQLAAHRVGYASEAAFSRAYRRHFGHPPSAVR comes from the coding sequence TTGAAAGTCGATACTGATTGCAGTCTCGAATTCTTATGTTTGCGCGTCGACTGCGCAGTCGATCCGGGGCTTTCCGAGGCATCGTCCCTGCGGGATAATCGCCGCATGTCTTCCCGTTCCGCCGTTTATCCCCAGCCCCTCGACGCGCCTTTCCGCATCGTCGATGACCGCGGGCGGCCGATGAATCCCGGTTTGGCCGCGCCGCCGGTTTGCGACCTGCGCTTGCAGGCGGGCGCGCTCGGCGGCGCGGTGGCCTGTCTGTCGCTCGCCCTGCCGCGCGCTCATTGGCTGGAAGGCGATTGCTGGCTCGCCGGCGGGCCGGAGGCCGATCCGGTGAACATCGTCCTGTCGCTGTCCGGTGTCTGCGATTACCGTCAGACCCGGGGGGATGGCATCCACTTCAACCGCGGCGAGCTGAAGATCTTTCTCGGCACGCCGGAGCAGACGCAGGCGCGGGTCTGCAACGGCGAGGAATCGTTTTTTGCCGTGGACATCTCCATCGGCCGCCGCGGACTCGAGCGTCTGTATGAAGAAGGCGCCCTGCCGCCGCCGCTCGCATCGCTCGCGGCCGCCGGCGTGGTCGCGCCGCGGGAATCTACCTGGCCGCTGCTGCCGGTGTACGAACACATCGCCCGCGAACTGGCCGCCTCGCTCGCCTGGGGGCCGGAAGGACGGCTTTATCGCGAGGGCAAGACGCTGGAACTGATCGCCTTGCTGCTGCACGAGTGGAATGCGCCGCGCACCGCTCCGGGCCCGTCGCTGGTGCCGCTCGTGCGCAGCCGCCTCGACGGGGCGCGTGACCGGCTCCTCGCGCAGATGGCCGACCCGCCTTCCATAGAGGCACTCGCACGGGAAGCGGGCCTCGGGCTCACGGCCTTCCGCGAGGCCTTCCGCCGCCGCTTCGGTCTGCCGGTCTATGAATTCCTGCGCGTCGCGCGGCTGGAAGCGGCGCGCACGCTGCTCGCCGACGGCCTGCCCGTCCAGCTCGCGGCGCACCGTGTCGGATATGCGAGCGAAGCGGCCTTCAGCCGCGCCTATCGGCGTCATTTCGGCCACCCGCCCTCGGCGGTCCGCTGA
- a CDS encoding HEAT repeat domain-containing protein, whose protein sequence is MPATPPDALLFIAPGCPHCPVVLQALSEMVKQGSIGRLEVINAAAHPEQAAALGVRAAPWTRLGPFELEGAQTPQELRRWLELAGQSDGITRYLEQLLRDGQLARAEQQLARHPDWLAHLLPLLTQADTPMQVRVGVGALIEGQAGSAELQALVPALGELSRATDHSVRADACHYLGLSGSAEAVPLLRARLEDENGDVREIAGEALDVLQQV, encoded by the coding sequence ATGCCCGCCACGCCCCCCGACGCCCTGCTGTTCATCGCCCCCGGCTGCCCGCACTGCCCGGTCGTGCTGCAGGCCCTGAGCGAAATGGTGAAACAGGGCAGCATCGGCCGCCTCGAGGTCATCAACGCCGCCGCCCATCCCGAACAGGCCGCCGCACTCGGCGTGCGCGCCGCCCCCTGGACCCGCCTCGGCCCCTTCGAACTGGAAGGCGCACAAACGCCGCAGGAATTGCGCCGCTGGCTGGAGCTGGCCGGCCAGTCCGACGGCATCACCCGCTACCTGGAACAACTGCTGCGCGACGGCCAGCTCGCCCGCGCCGAACAGCAACTCGCCCGCCACCCCGACTGGCTGGCACACCTGCTGCCTCTGCTCACCCAGGCCGACACGCCGATGCAGGTGCGCGTCGGTGTCGGTGCATTGATCGAAGGCCAGGCCGGCAGCGCGGAATTGCAGGCGCTGGTGCCCGCGCTGGGCGAACTCAGCCGCGCAACTGATCACAGCGTGCGCGCCGATGCCTGTCATTACCTCGGTCTCAGCGGCAGTGCGGAGGCGGTCCCGTTGTTGCGGGCGCGGCTGGAGGATGAGAATGGGGATGTGAGGGAGATAGCGGGGGAAGCGTTGGACGTGTTGCAGCAGGTGTAG
- a CDS encoding segregation and condensation protein A, giving the protein MSNETRSKEEQILRAVKMTLTGVIKDTATAPGMKHPLSDRTIEDLRQCLVLISAREQELASEAGRSMDLRPQMPGDVKPKAEVVVPLHQIGRSKKDQ; this is encoded by the coding sequence ATGAGCAACGAAACCCGCAGCAAAGAAGAACAGATCCTGCGCGCCGTGAAGATGACGCTGACCGGCGTGATCAAGGACACCGCCACCGCGCCGGGCATGAAGCATCCGCTGTCCGACCGCACCATCGAGGATCTGCGCCAGTGTCTGGTGCTGATCAGCGCGCGCGAGCAGGAGCTGGCCAGCGAGGCCGGGCGCAGCATGGACCTGCGGCCGCAGATGCCGGGCGATGTGAAGCCCAAGGCCGAGGTGGTGGTGCCGCTGCATCAGATTGGCCGCAGCAAGAAGGATCAGTAG
- a CDS encoding DUF2835 domain-containing protein, with product MPTVRFHLNIPPERYLAYYQGAAHSVIATGRDGRRVQFPAERLRPFVTHDGVRGEFELEFDANHKFVALRRI from the coding sequence ATGCCGACCGTCCGTTTTCACCTCAATATCCCGCCGGAGCGCTATCTCGCCTATTACCAGGGGGCGGCGCACAGCGTCATCGCCACCGGCCGCGACGGCCGTCGCGTGCAGTTTCCCGCCGAGCGGCTGCGGCCCTTCGTCACCCATGACGGGGTGCGTGGCGAGTTCGAGCTGGAGTTCGACGCCAACCACAAGTTTGTCGCCTTGCGGCGGATTTAG
- the rssA gene encoding patatin-like phospholipase RssA produces the protein MTASRIGLVLGSGSARGWAHIGVIRALADAGIEPDIVCGSSIGALVGAAYASGNLDVLERWVRPLTFWDVVRLLDIKMQGGLIEGVTLMDSFRDKIRDTNIEQLDLPFAAVATDLGSGHEVWLQQGPLLPAVRASIALPGLFSPTRIDAQWLVDGGLVNPVPISLCRAMGADFIIAVNLNSDIVGRHLAPKGKRKKETPAAEEGGRRDLFDQLLKQLNSGLRERAMNAWRRERKDAEAPPGLFEVLASSINIMQDRITKSRMAGDPPDILLSPQLGQLGLLEFDRANEAIDEGVACVKRQLPQLRQALERLRK, from the coding sequence ATGACAGCCAGCAGGATTGGTCTCGTACTCGGCAGCGGCTCGGCGCGCGGCTGGGCCCATATCGGCGTGATCCGCGCCCTCGCCGACGCCGGCATCGAGCCGGACATCGTCTGCGGCAGCTCCATCGGCGCCCTGGTCGGCGCCGCCTATGCCAGCGGCAACCTCGACGTGCTGGAGCGGTGGGTCCGCCCCCTCACCTTCTGGGACGTGGTGCGCCTGCTCGACATCAAGATGCAGGGCGGCCTCATCGAGGGAGTCACCCTGATGGACTCCTTCCGCGACAAGATCCGCGACACCAATATCGAACAGCTGGACCTGCCCTTCGCCGCCGTCGCCACCGACCTCGGCAGCGGCCACGAAGTATGGCTGCAGCAAGGCCCGCTGCTGCCGGCCGTGCGCGCCTCCATCGCCCTCCCCGGCCTGTTCTCGCCCACCCGCATCGATGCGCAATGGCTGGTGGACGGCGGCCTGGTCAATCCGGTGCCGATCTCGTTGTGCCGGGCCATGGGCGCCGACTTCATCATCGCCGTCAACCTCAACAGCGACATCGTCGGCCGCCATCTGGCACCGAAGGGCAAGCGCAAAAAGGAAACGCCCGCCGCAGAGGAAGGAGGCCGCCGTGACCTGTTCGATCAACTGCTCAAGCAGCTCAACAGCGGCTTGCGCGAACGTGCGATGAATGCCTGGCGCCGCGAGCGCAAAGATGCCGAGGCGCCGCCCGGCCTGTTCGAGGTACTGGCCAGTTCCATCAACATCATGCAGGACCGCATCACCAAGAGCCGCATGGCCGGCGATCCACCCGATATCCTGCTGTCGCCGCAACTGGGCCAGCTCGGCCTGCTGGAATTCGACCGCGCCAACGAGGCCATCGACGAAGGCGTCGCCTGCGTCAAGCGCCAGCTGCCGCAGCTGCGGCAGGCGCTGGAACGGCTGCGCAAATAG
- a CDS encoding thioredoxin family protein: MKQHLAILALLLSCALVGAPPLQAAPEDDFESLSFDDAPLDESFEHPDWFKLSFLNLREDLEEAVQDGKRGIIVYFGQKHCPYCKKLMTVNFAKSDIATYTRTHFDFIATDIWGDRTVTDFTGAQMTEKEFAERQQATFTPTLLFFDADGREALRLRGYYPPYRFRAALEYVADGHYRKETFREYLERAEPLPRFEPDDLNEQPFFIPPPYVLDRSRIAGQRPLAVFFEQGDCHACDVLHSGPLKNEVITGQFAMLDAVQLDMWSDTRVVTPAGQRTTARRWADELGLFYAPTLIFFDRHGKEIIRVDSVVNFYRLRSVLDYVLSGAHQRGLSFQRWRQNPMPRTDQ; encoded by the coding sequence GTGAAACAACACCTCGCCATCCTCGCCCTGTTGCTGTCCTGCGCCCTGGTCGGTGCGCCGCCGCTGCAGGCGGCGCCGGAGGATGATTTCGAGTCGCTGTCTTTTGATGATGCGCCGCTGGACGAGTCCTTCGAACATCCGGACTGGTTCAAGCTCAGTTTTCTCAACCTGCGCGAGGACCTGGAGGAGGCGGTGCAGGACGGCAAGCGCGGCATCATCGTCTACTTCGGGCAGAAGCATTGTCCCTATTGCAAGAAGCTGATGACGGTGAATTTCGCCAAGAGCGACATCGCCACCTACACCCGCACCCATTTCGATTTCATCGCCACCGATATCTGGGGCGATCGCACGGTGACCGATTTTACCGGCGCACAGATGACGGAAAAGGAGTTCGCCGAGCGGCAGCAGGCCACCTTCACGCCGACCCTGCTGTTCTTCGATGCCGACGGCAGGGAGGCGCTGCGCCTGCGCGGCTACTACCCGCCCTACCGCTTCCGCGCCGCGCTGGAGTACGTGGCCGACGGCCACTATCGCAAGGAAACCTTCCGCGAGTATCTGGAGCGCGCAGAACCGTTGCCGCGCTTCGAGCCGGACGACCTCAACGAGCAGCCGTTCTTCATTCCGCCGCCCTACGTGCTGGATCGCAGCCGCATCGCCGGGCAGCGCCCGCTGGCGGTGTTTTTCGAACAGGGCGACTGCCACGCCTGCGACGTGCTGCACAGCGGGCCGCTGAAGAATGAAGTGATCACCGGCCAGTTCGCCATGCTCGATGCGGTGCAGCTGGATATGTGGTCGGATACCCGGGTGGTGACGCCCGCCGGTCAGCGCACCACGGCGCGGCGCTGGGCCGACGAACTGGGACTGTTCTATGCGCCGACCCTGATCTTCTTCGACCGGCACGGCAAGGAGATCATCCGCGTCGATTCGGTGGTCAACTTCTATCGCCTGCGCAGCGTGCTGGATTATGTGCTGAGCGGCGCGCACCAGCGTGGCCTGTCGTTCCAGCGCTGGCGGCAGAATCCGATGCCGCGGACGGATCAGTAA
- the mazG gene encoding nucleoside triphosphate pyrophosphohydrolase — MSIDELIKVMATLRDPEQGCPWDREQTFATIAPYTLEEAYEVADAIARQDMAELREELGDLLFQVVFHAQMAREAGQFDFNDVVQAIVDKMVRRHPHVFADVPVADAAEQTARWEAQKAAERAARAERQAHSALDGVAVALPALVRAEKIQKRAARAGFDWPDIAGPLAKVREEVDEVAAELAAGAAQEVVAAEIGDLLFATVNLARHAGVDAETALREATRKFERRFRAVEAGLGKPLAEASLAEMDAQWAAVKRAE; from the coding sequence ATGAGCATCGATGAACTGATCAAGGTGATGGCGACCTTGCGCGACCCCGAGCAGGGCTGTCCGTGGGATCGTGAGCAGACCTTCGCCACCATCGCCCCCTATACGCTGGAAGAGGCCTACGAGGTGGCCGACGCCATCGCCCGGCAGGACATGGCGGAACTGCGCGAGGAGCTGGGCGACCTGCTGTTCCAGGTGGTGTTCCATGCCCAGATGGCGCGCGAGGCGGGACAGTTCGATTTCAATGACGTGGTGCAGGCCATCGTCGACAAGATGGTGCGCCGTCATCCCCATGTGTTCGCCGACGTGCCGGTGGCCGATGCCGCCGAGCAGACCGCGCGCTGGGAGGCGCAGAAGGCCGCCGAGCGTGCCGCCCGGGCGGAGCGGCAGGCGCACAGCGCGCTGGATGGCGTGGCGGTGGCGCTGCCGGCGCTGGTGCGCGCCGAGAAGATCCAGAAGCGTGCCGCCCGCGCCGGTTTCGACTGGCCCGACATCGCCGGGCCGCTGGCCAAGGTGCGCGAGGAGGTCGACGAGGTGGCGGCGGAGCTGGCGGCCGGTGCCGCGCAGGAGGTCGTGGCCGCCGAGATCGGCGACCTGCTGTTCGCCACGGTGAATCTGGCGCGCCATGCCGGGGTCGATGCCGAGACGGCGCTGCGCGAGGCCACGCGCAAGTTCGAGCGCCGCTTCCGGGCCGTGGAGGCGGGGCTGGGCAAGCCGCTGGCCGAGGCGAGCCTGGCAGAGATGGATGCGCAGTGGGCGGCGGTGAAGCGGGCGGAGTGA